In a genomic window of Callithrix jacchus isolate 240 chromosome 22, calJac240_pri, whole genome shotgun sequence:
- the NTF4 gene encoding neurotrophin-4, giving the protein MLPLPSCSLPILFLFLLPSVPMESQPPPSTLPPFLAPEWDLLSPRVVLSRGAPAGPPLLLLLEAGAFGESAGTPANRSRRGVSETAPASRRGELAVCDAVSGWVTDRRTAVDLRGREVEVLGEVPAAGGSPLRQYFFETRCKADNTEEGGPGVGGGGCRGVDRRHWVSECKAKQSYVRALTADAQGRVGWRWIRIDTACVCTLLSRTGRA; this is encoded by the coding sequence ATGCTCCCTCTGCCCTCAtgctccctccccatcctcttcctcttcctcctccccagtgTGCCAATGGAGTCCCAACCCCCACCCTCGACATTGCCCCCTTTTCTGGCCCCTGAGTGGGACCTTCTGTCTCCCCGAGTGGTCCTGTCTAGGGGTGCCCCTGCCGGGCCCCCTCTGCTCTTGCTGCTGGAGGCTGGGGCCTTTGGGGAGTCAGCAGGCACCCCGGCCAACCGCAGCCGGCGTGGGGTGAGCGAAACTGCACCAGCGAGTCGTCGGGGAGAGCTGGCCGTGTGCGACGCAGTCAGCGGCTGGGTGACAGACCGTCGGACCGCTGTGGACCTGCGTGGGCGTGAGGTGGAGGTGTTGGGCGAGGTGCCTGCAGCTGGCGGCAGTCCCCTCCGCCAGTACTTCTTTGAAACCCGCTGCAAGGCTGATAACACTGAGGAAGGTGGCCCgggggtgggtggagggggcTGCCGAGGTGTGGATCGGAGGCACTGGGTGTCTGAGTGCAAGGCCAAGCAGTCCTATGTGCGGGCATTGACTGCTGATGCCCAGGGCCGTGTGGGCTGGCGATGGATTCGAATTGACACTGCCTGCGTCTGCACTCTACTCAGCCGGACTGGCCGGGCCTGA